The Lemur catta isolate mLemCat1 chromosome X, mLemCat1.pri, whole genome shotgun sequence genome has a window encoding:
- the SPIN4 gene encoding spindlin-4, giving the protein MSPPTVPPVGVDGVSAYLMKKRHTHRKQRRKPTFLTRRNIVGCRIQHGWKAGNEPVEQWKGTVLEQVSVKPTLYIIKYDDRDNAYALELHRDKRVLALEILPERVPTAHIDSRLADSLIGKAVGHVFESEDGTKDEWKGMVLARAPVMDTWFYITYEKDPVLYMYTLLDDYKDGDLRIIPDSKSRLPTAEREPGEVVDSLVGKKVEHAKDDGSKRTGIFIHQVVAKPSVYFIKFDDDIHIYVYGLVKNP; this is encoded by the coding sequence ATGTCTCCTCCAACCGTGCCTCCGGTGGGGGTAGACGGAGTGTCGGCATACCTGATGAAGAAAAGGCACACTCACAGGAAGCAGCGGCGCAAGCCCACTTTCCTCACTCGTAGGAACATCGTGGGCTGCCGCATTCAACACGGCTGGAAGGCAGGCAATGAGCCCGTGGAGCAGTGGAAGGGCACTGTGCTCGAGCAGGTTTCCGTGAAGCCCACTCTCTACATCATTAAATATGATGACAGAGATAATGCGTATGCACTAGAACTGCACCGAGATAAGAGAGTTTTAGCGCTAGAGATCCTTCCTGAGAGAGTGCCAACTGCTCACATCGATTCACGCCTGGCAGATTCCCTGATTGGTAAGGCTGTAGGGCATGTGTTTGAAAGCGAGGACGGTACGAAGGATGAATGGAAGGGTATGGTTCTGGCGCGAGCCCCTGTGATGGATACTTGGTTTTACATCACCTATGAGAAAGATCCTGTTCTCTATATGTACACGCTGCTGGATGACTACAAAGATGGTGACCTGCGCATCATTCCAGATTCCAAATCTCGTTTGCCTACGGCAGAACGAGAGCCTGGAGAGGTAGTCGACAGCCTTGTGGGCAAGAAGGTGGAGCACGCCAAAGATGACGGGTCCAAGAGAACCGGCATTTTCATACATCAGGTGGTGGCCAAGCCGTCTGTTTACTTCATTAAGTTTGATGATGATATTCACATTTATGTCTATGGTTTGGTGAAAAATCCCTAA